In a single window of the Streptomyces sp. NBC_00353 genome:
- the cseB gene encoding two-component system response regulator CseB: MAETHVLFVEDDDVIREATQLALERDGFVVTAMPDGLSGLEAFRADRPDIALLDVMVPGLDGVSLCRRIRDESTVPVIMLSARADSIDVVLGLEAGADDYVTKPFDGAVLVARIRAVLRRFGHASGGQPGGTETESQPVGGVLVFGDLEVDTEGMEVRKGGEQVALTPTEMRLLLEFSSAPGTVLSRDKLLERVWDYGWGGDTRVVDVHVQRLRTKIGQDRIETVRGFGYKLKA, encoded by the coding sequence ATGGCCGAGACCCACGTCCTGTTCGTCGAGGACGACGATGTCATTCGCGAGGCCACCCAGCTGGCGCTGGAGCGGGACGGATTCGTGGTCACCGCGATGCCCGACGGCCTCTCCGGCCTGGAGGCGTTCCGGGCCGACCGGCCGGACATCGCCCTGCTCGACGTGATGGTGCCGGGTCTGGACGGGGTCAGTCTGTGCCGGCGCATCCGGGACGAGTCGACGGTCCCGGTGATCATGCTGTCGGCCCGCGCCGACTCGATCGACGTGGTGCTCGGCCTGGAGGCCGGCGCCGACGACTACGTCACCAAGCCCTTCGACGGCGCCGTGCTGGTCGCCAGGATCCGCGCCGTGCTGCGCCGCTTCGGTCATGCGTCGGGCGGACAGCCGGGCGGTACGGAGACGGAGTCGCAGCCCGTCGGCGGGGTGCTGGTCTTCGGTGATCTGGAGGTCGACACCGAGGGCATGGAGGTGCGCAAGGGCGGCGAGCAGGTGGCGCTCACCCCGACCGAGATGCGGCTGCTGCTGGAGTTCTCGTCCGCGCCCGGCACGGTCCTCTCCCGCGACAAGCTGCTCGAACGGGTCTGGGACTACGGCTGGGGCGGCGACACCCGGGTCGTGGACGTCCATGTGCAGCGGCTTCGCACCAAGATCGGGCAGGACAGGATCGAGACGGTCCGCGGCTTCGGCTACAAGCTCAAGGCATGA
- a CDS encoding A/G-specific adenine glycosylase — translation MTAMTATQTPPTSLHAPVIGWFDQHARDLPWRRPEAGAWGVMVSEFMLQQTPVSRVLPVYEQWLARWPRPADLAAEPPGEAVRAWGRLGYPRRALRLHGAAQAITERHGGDVPSEHSQLLALPGIGEYTAAAVASFAYGQRHAVLDTNVRRVFARAATGIQYPPNATTAAERKLARALLPDEDERAARWAAATMELGALVCTAKNEDCTRCPIATQCAWRLAGKPEHQGPPRRGQTYAGTDRQVRGRLLAVLREAVAPVPQSALDAVWEEPAQRARALDGLVADGLVEPLPGGQYQLPQG, via the coding sequence ATGACTGCCATGACTGCGACACAGACGCCCCCCACATCCCTCCACGCGCCCGTCATCGGGTGGTTCGACCAGCACGCCCGCGATCTGCCCTGGCGCCGCCCCGAAGCGGGCGCCTGGGGTGTGATGGTGAGCGAGTTCATGCTGCAGCAGACCCCCGTCAGCCGGGTCCTCCCGGTGTACGAACAGTGGCTGGCCCGCTGGCCGCGCCCCGCCGATCTGGCCGCCGAGCCGCCCGGTGAAGCGGTCCGCGCCTGGGGCCGGCTCGGCTACCCGCGGCGAGCGCTGCGCCTGCACGGAGCCGCGCAGGCAATAACTGAACGACACGGCGGCGACGTACCGAGTGAGCACAGTCAGCTGCTCGCGCTGCCCGGGATCGGTGAGTACACGGCGGCGGCCGTGGCCTCGTTCGCGTACGGACAGCGGCATGCCGTACTCGACACGAACGTCCGCCGGGTGTTCGCCCGGGCCGCGACCGGCATTCAGTACCCGCCGAATGCGACCACCGCCGCCGAGCGGAAGCTCGCCCGCGCGCTCCTGCCCGACGAGGACGAACGGGCGGCCCGCTGGGCGGCCGCGACGATGGAGCTCGGAGCGCTGGTCTGCACCGCCAAGAACGAGGACTGCACGCGATGCCCGATCGCCACCCAGTGCGCCTGGCGGCTGGCCGGGAAGCCGGAGCATCAGGGGCCCCCGCGTCGCGGTCAGACCTATGCCGGTACGGACCGGCAGGTGCGCGGCCGGCTGCTCGCCGTGCTGCGCGAGGCGGTGGCCCCGGTTCCGCAGTCGGCGCTCGACGCCGTATGGGAGGAGCCGGCACAACGGGCCCGGGCGCTGGACGGCCTGGTGGCCGACGGCCTGGTCGAACCACTTCCGGGCGGCCAGTACCAGCTGCCGCAGGGCTAG
- a CDS encoding Ppx/GppA phosphatase family protein, which translates to MRLGVLDVGSNTVHLLVVDAHPGARPLPAHSHKAELRLAELLDADGAIGPAGVDRLVMTITDALQAAEDKGCEDVLPFATSAVREASNADQVLARVREETGVDLAVLTGEEEARLTFLAARRWFGWSAGRLLVLDIGGGSLEIGFGIDEEPDTAVSLPLGAGRLTSGWLPGDPPDPAEVKALRRHVRAQIARTVGEFSRFGRPDHVVATSKTFKQLARIAGAARSADGLYVQRTLTRKALEEWVPKLAAMTADQRGRLPGVSEGRAAQLLAGALVAEGAMDLFGVEELEICPWALREGVILRRLDHLPTASAALN; encoded by the coding sequence ATGAGACTCGGAGTCCTCGACGTGGGGTCGAACACGGTTCATCTGCTGGTGGTGGACGCGCACCCCGGCGCCCGCCCGCTGCCCGCGCATTCGCACAAGGCGGAGCTGCGCCTGGCCGAACTGCTGGACGCGGACGGGGCGATCGGACCCGCCGGCGTGGACCGGCTTGTCATGACGATCACCGATGCGCTGCAGGCCGCCGAGGACAAGGGCTGCGAGGACGTGCTGCCGTTCGCCACGTCCGCGGTACGCGAAGCGAGCAACGCCGACCAGGTGCTGGCCCGGGTACGGGAAGAGACCGGCGTCGACCTCGCTGTCCTCACCGGCGAGGAGGAGGCACGGCTCACCTTCCTCGCCGCCCGCCGCTGGTTCGGCTGGTCGGCCGGGAGGCTGCTGGTCCTGGACATCGGTGGCGGCTCGCTGGAGATCGGTTTCGGCATCGACGAGGAGCCCGACACCGCGGTGTCGCTGCCGCTCGGGGCCGGACGCCTCACCTCCGGCTGGCTGCCGGGCGATCCGCCGGACCCGGCGGAGGTGAAGGCGCTGCGCCGCCATGTGCGGGCCCAGATCGCCCGTACGGTCGGCGAATTCAGCCGCTTCGGCCGTCCTGACCATGTCGTGGCGACCTCCAAGACGTTCAAGCAGCTCGCCAGGATCGCGGGCGCCGCGCGCTCCGCGGATGGCCTGTACGTACAGCGCACCCTGACCCGCAAGGCGCTGGAGGAGTGGGTGCCGAAGCTGGCGGCGATGACCGCCGACCAGCGCGGGCGTCTGCCCGGGGTCTCCGAGGGGCGGGCCGCGCAGCTGCTGGCCGGGGCGCTGGTCGCCGAGGGGGCGATGGACCTCTTCGGGGTGGAGGAGTTGGAGATCTGCCCGTGGGCGCTGCGCGAGGGAGTGATCCTGCGCCGCCTGGACCACCTCCCGACGGCGTCCGCAGCCCTGAACTGA
- the disA gene encoding DNA integrity scanning diadenylate cyclase DisA, translating to MAASDRAASPGKSGQGTGNEALMRASLSAVAPGMALRDGLERILRGNTGGLIVLGMDKTVESMCTGGFVLDVEFTATRLRELAKLDGALILDKDMTKILRAGVQLVPDASIPTEETGTRHRTADRVSRQCNFPVVSVSQSMRLIALYVDGERRVLEESAAILSRANQALATLERYKLRLDEVAGTLSALEIEDLVTVRDVTAVAQRLEMVRRIATEIAEYVVELGTDGRLLSLQLDELIAGVEPERELVVRDYVPEPTAKRSRTVAEALTELDGLSHTELLELPVVARALGYSGSPETLDSAVSPRGFRLLAKVPRLPGAIIDRLVEYFGGLQKLLAASVDDLQTVDGVGEARARSVREGLSRLAESSILERYV from the coding sequence GTGGCAGCCAGCGACCGGGCAGCATCGCCCGGAAAGTCCGGCCAAGGCACCGGTAACGAGGCGCTGATGCGCGCCTCATTGAGCGCCGTCGCGCCCGGAATGGCCCTGCGCGACGGCCTGGAGCGCATCCTCCGTGGCAACACCGGCGGGCTGATCGTGCTCGGCATGGACAAGACCGTCGAGTCGATGTGCACCGGCGGCTTCGTGCTGGACGTGGAGTTCACCGCGACGCGGCTGCGCGAGCTGGCCAAGCTCGACGGGGCACTGATCCTCGACAAGGACATGACGAAGATCCTGCGGGCCGGCGTGCAGCTGGTCCCGGACGCCTCCATCCCCACCGAGGAGACCGGAACCCGCCACCGCACGGCGGACCGGGTCTCCAGGCAGTGCAACTTCCCGGTCGTCTCGGTCTCGCAGTCGATGCGTCTGATCGCGCTGTACGTGGACGGGGAGCGCCGGGTCCTGGAGGAGTCCGCCGCGATCCTCTCCCGTGCCAACCAGGCCCTCGCCACCCTGGAGCGATACAAGCTCCGCCTCGATGAGGTCGCGGGCACGCTCTCCGCGCTGGAGATCGAGGACCTGGTGACGGTGCGGGACGTGACGGCTGTCGCACAACGTCTGGAGATGGTCCGCCGGATCGCGACCGAAATCGCCGAATATGTGGTGGAACTGGGCACCGACGGCCGGCTTCTCTCCCTCCAGCTCGACGAGTTGATCGCGGGAGTCGAGCCGGAGCGAGAGCTGGTCGTGCGTGACTACGTGCCGGAGCCGACCGCCAAGCGGTCGCGTACGGTCGCGGAGGCGCTGACCGAGCTGGACGGGCTCTCCCACACCGAGTTGCTCGAACTCCCGGTGGTGGCACGGGCCCTGGGGTACAGCGGCTCACCCGAGACCCTCGACTCGGCGGTCTCGCCCCGCGGTTTCCGGTTGCTGGCGAAGGTGCCGCGGCTCCCCGGGGCGATCATCGACCGGCTGGTGGAGTACTTCGGCGGACTGCAGAAGCTGCTCGCGGCGAGCGTCGACGACCTTCAGACGGTGGACGGAGTCGGCGAGGCGCGGGCGCGGAGCGTGCGCGAGGGGCTGTCGCGACTGGCCGAGTCGTCGATTCTTGAGCGGTACGTGTAG
- a CDS encoding phosphatase PAP2 family protein, translating to MSHTARAPGADAGALSLSPLAPLPTAVAHVAGELLKSILDEERPYRSVVAMAASPVPCPPTGHRSVPGNHTATAGPTAVALAFARPRPAWCTVPSALLMAFPRVFAGVRLPHDVAVALLAGGSVAAPVIVPLSRPARSLTPTARNGRVPLAVRIPGPGADGRARTEPG from the coding sequence ATTTCGCACACGGCACGTGCGCCCGGCGCGGATGCGGGAGCCCTGTCCCTGTCTCCGCTCGCGCCACTCCCGACAGCCGTCGCCCACGTCGCCGGTGAGCTTCTCAAGTCGATCCTGGACGAGGAGCGTCCATACCGGTCGGTCGTTGCCATGGCGGCCTCACCGGTGCCGTGCCCGCCGACGGGCCACCGGTCGGTTCCCGGCAACCACACAGCTACAGCCGGCCCGACCGCCGTCGCTCTCGCGTTCGCCCGGCCGCGCCCGGCCTGGTGCACGGTGCCGTCGGCGCTGCTGATGGCGTTCCCGCGGGTTTTTGCCGGGGTCCGCCTCCCGCACGACGTGGCGGTGGCCCTGCTCGCGGGGGGATCGGTCGCGGCGCCGGTGATCGTCCCGCTGTCCCGCCCCGCGCGGTCGCTCACCCCGACGGCAAGGAACGGCCGGGTGCCCCTCGCGGTCCGGATACCGGGCCCTGGAGCGGACGGCCGAGCCCGCACCGAGCCCGGATGA
- a CDS encoding BACON domain-containing protein — MTSSRLETPRHTTGAHRAQRRAPQASPRRTPARCDAYLDGLFTYCLSVLCDHDGAIEALGAVLAIAERQDGRCPRGEEERKTWLYALARWTCLRKLAEQKNHKQNRGRQAHRHHVAGQPGGTTAAARGAHSQTCLPPDATALATDATDASETAAAAEAHRRELAQLAWPEAAGTTPEQREALELAVRHRLTPRAVASVLGLDPATARELLAAAACEVERTRAALAVVETGNCPTVARLFGDRRVLFSAALRSELVRHVDDCPRCRHAAERAGAEGPWPGASVSPGAALPVVEAPRPSAYVAMVHAQRNRSATPRFDRTGFPMDPKDHAARRDRLRARVVTTTLVATVVAAPVIALWSAYRGAPLTGEGHDGSAVTATETDGRSEFDDDPYDRYQNAGNASPDPGSRFKDGSGTPDVSAEVISSGTGQHGPGRFAVTARSSGGTTLITLTASGGAPVAWSARTDAPWLRLSRHSGTLAAGQSVTIRAYVDHAREPAGAWSASIRLAPSSSTVLVRGHRAAPAPSGGPTAPSHPSHPSVPPSASPAPTGPTHPTHPTPSPTGPAPSPDPSNPSTPSDPSPDPSDPGTSPSDPASTG, encoded by the coding sequence GTGACGAGCAGCAGGCTGGAGACACCCAGGCACACCACCGGCGCACACCGGGCGCAGCGCCGTGCGCCCCAGGCGTCGCCGAGGCGAACGCCTGCCCGTTGCGACGCGTATCTCGACGGCCTGTTCACCTACTGCCTCTCCGTGCTCTGCGATCACGACGGAGCCATCGAGGCGCTGGGCGCCGTACTCGCCATTGCGGAACGGCAGGACGGGCGGTGCCCCAGGGGGGAGGAGGAACGTAAAACCTGGTTGTACGCGCTGGCCAGGTGGACGTGCCTGCGCAAGCTCGCGGAGCAGAAGAACCACAAGCAGAATCGGGGCCGGCAGGCGCACCGCCACCATGTGGCCGGACAGCCGGGCGGTACGACCGCGGCCGCCCGGGGGGCGCACTCACAAACCTGTCTGCCCCCCGATGCCACCGCCCTCGCCACTGACGCTACGGACGCCTCCGAGACCGCCGCGGCAGCCGAAGCGCACCGCCGCGAACTCGCGCAGCTCGCCTGGCCCGAGGCCGCCGGCACCACGCCCGAACAGCGCGAAGCGCTCGAACTGGCCGTACGCCACCGCCTCACCCCGCGCGCCGTCGCCTCCGTCCTCGGCCTCGACCCCGCGACCGCCCGTGAGCTCCTGGCCGCCGCCGCCTGCGAAGTGGAACGCACCCGGGCAGCCCTCGCCGTCGTCGAGACCGGCAACTGTCCCACCGTCGCCCGGCTCTTCGGCGACCGTCGCGTCCTGTTCTCCGCCGCCCTGCGCAGCGAACTCGTCCGTCACGTCGACGACTGCCCCCGCTGTCGTCACGCCGCCGAGCGGGCGGGCGCCGAAGGTCCCTGGCCGGGCGCGTCGGTCAGCCCGGGTGCCGCACTTCCGGTCGTCGAGGCCCCGCGACCCTCCGCGTACGTGGCGATGGTGCATGCCCAGAGGAATCGGTCCGCCACTCCGCGCTTCGACCGGACGGGCTTCCCGATGGACCCGAAGGACCACGCCGCGCGGCGGGACCGGCTGCGGGCGAGAGTCGTGACGACGACGTTGGTGGCGACGGTCGTCGCCGCCCCCGTGATCGCACTGTGGTCCGCCTACCGGGGCGCGCCGCTGACCGGCGAGGGGCACGACGGCTCCGCGGTCACCGCGACCGAGACGGACGGCCGGAGCGAGTTCGACGACGACCCGTACGACCGCTACCAGAACGCCGGCAATGCCAGCCCCGACCCCGGCTCCCGTTTCAAGGACGGCAGTGGTACGCCGGATGTCTCCGCCGAAGTCATCAGCTCCGGGACGGGGCAGCACGGCCCCGGCCGGTTCGCCGTCACGGCCCGCTCGTCCGGCGGCACCACGCTGATCACACTGACCGCCTCAGGCGGTGCACCCGTGGCCTGGTCGGCACGGACGGATGCGCCCTGGCTCCGCCTCAGCAGGCACTCAGGAACCCTCGCCGCGGGGCAGAGCGTCACGATCCGCGCCTACGTGGACCATGCGCGGGAACCGGCCGGGGCCTGGAGCGCGAGCATCCGTCTCGCCCCGTCGAGCTCGACAGTGCTGGTCCGCGGGCACAGAGCGGCGCCGGCACCGTCCGGCGGCCCGACCGCGCCGTCCCACCCGAGCCATCCGTCCGTCCCACCATCGGCCTCGCCCGCGCCGACGGGTCCGACCCACCCGACACACCCCACACCGTCACCGACGGGCCCGGCGCCGTCCCCGGACCCGTCGAATCCGTCCACCCCCTCCGACCCGTCCCCCGACCCCTCCGATCCGGGGACAAGCCCGAGCGACCCGGCGTCGACGGGCTGA
- a CDS encoding sugar phosphate isomerase/epimerase family protein codes for MAEPVVRIPDAKVALSTASVYPESTATAFEIAARLGYDGVEIMVWTDPVSQDIEALRRLSDYHQVPILAVHAPCLLITQRVWSTDPWVKLQRARAAAEKLGASTVVVHPPFRWQRQYARDFVTGIWRMADETDVRFAVENMYPWRYRDREMLAYAPDWDVTNDDYRHFTVDLSHTATARTDGMAMVERMGDRLAHVHLADGKGSNKDEHLVPGRGDQPCAELLERLARTGFDGHVVIEVNTRRAMSAAEREADLAEALAFTRLHLASATAQVPRP; via the coding sequence GTGGCAGAACCAGTGGTGCGCATCCCGGATGCGAAGGTCGCCCTGTCGACGGCTTCCGTCTATCCGGAGTCGACGGCGACGGCCTTCGAGATCGCCGCGCGTCTGGGCTACGACGGCGTCGAGATCATGGTCTGGACCGACCCTGTCAGCCAGGACATCGAGGCGCTGCGACGGCTCTCGGACTATCACCAGGTGCCGATCCTCGCCGTTCACGCGCCCTGTCTGCTGATCACGCAGCGGGTCTGGTCCACCGATCCATGGGTGAAGCTCCAGCGGGCCCGGGCGGCCGCGGAGAAGCTCGGAGCGTCGACGGTCGTCGTCCATCCGCCGTTCCGCTGGCAGCGGCAGTACGCCCGCGATTTCGTCACCGGTATCTGGCGCATGGCGGACGAGACGGACGTGCGGTTCGCCGTCGAGAACATGTACCCGTGGCGGTACCGGGATCGCGAGATGCTTGCGTACGCCCCCGACTGGGACGTCACCAACGACGACTACCGTCACTTCACCGTCGACCTCTCGCACACCGCGACCGCCCGTACCGACGGCATGGCCATGGTCGAGCGGATGGGTGACCGGCTCGCCCACGTCCACCTCGCCGACGGCAAGGGCTCCAACAAGGACGAGCACCTGGTGCCCGGCCGCGGCGACCAGCCCTGTGCCGAACTGCTGGAACGGCTGGCCCGTACCGGCTTCGACGGCCATGTGGTCATCGAGGTCAATACCCGCCGTGCCATGTCCGCCGCCGAACGTGAGGCCGACCTGGCGGAGGCGCTGGCCTTCACCCGCCTCCACCTGGCGTCCGCGACGGCGCAGGTGCCGCGCCCATGA
- a CDS encoding SigE family RNA polymerase sigma factor, producing the protein MAHGEVLEFEEYVRTRQEALLRSARRLVPDPVDAQDLLQTALARTYGRWDGIADKSLADAYLRRVMINTRTEWWRARKLEEVPTEQLPDASVEDGTEQRADRALLMDVLSVLAPKQRSVVVLRHWEQMSTEETAAALGMSAGTVKSTLHRALARLRQELESREAMSREATIREAQGSTAGNRAPAAGAPGRARVPAQLRGQADRRHEERGRERCAA; encoded by the coding sequence ATGGCGCATGGCGAGGTGCTCGAATTCGAAGAGTACGTACGCACCCGGCAGGAGGCCCTGCTGCGCAGTGCGCGCCGCCTGGTCCCCGACCCGGTGGACGCGCAGGACCTGCTGCAGACCGCCCTGGCCCGTACGTACGGCCGCTGGGACGGCATCGCCGACAAGTCCCTCGCCGACGCCTACCTGCGTCGCGTCATGATCAACACGCGTACGGAGTGGTGGCGGGCCCGCAAGCTGGAGGAGGTCCCCACCGAGCAGCTGCCCGACGCCAGCGTCGAGGACGGCACCGAGCAGCGTGCCGACCGTGCTCTGCTGATGGACGTCCTGAGCGTGCTGGCTCCCAAGCAGCGCAGCGTTGTGGTGCTGCGACACTGGGAGCAGATGAGCACGGAGGAGACGGCCGCGGCGCTCGGAATGTCGGCCGGTACGGTGAAGAGCACGCTGCACCGGGCGCTGGCGCGACTGCGCCAGGAGCTGGAGAGCCGCGAGGCGATGAGCAGGGAAGCCACGATCCGTGAGGCCCAGGGCAGCACGGCGGGCAACCGGGCTCCGGCCGCCGGTGCTCCGGGGCGTGCACGGGTACCGGCGCAGCTTCGCGGGCAGGCGGACCGGCGGCATGAGGAACGGGGGCGGGAGCGGTGCGCGGCCTGA
- a CDS encoding TetR/AcrR family transcriptional regulator, with protein MTTDGGSGPHDPAERPKRRGRPARTAGATGPGARERILEAARTEFAERGYDKASIRGIAKKAGVDAALVHHYFGTKDEVFAAAIEVSFEPALVIPAILSGGTNGLGERLARYFIGVWENPASRAPLLAIMRSALTHEAAAKVLRGFVLRRLLERIAESLDVPDATFRAELAASHMIGIAMLRYVIKAEPLASAEPEKIVAMVAPTLQRYLTQA; from the coding sequence ATGACCACCGACGGGGGCAGTGGCCCGCACGACCCCGCCGAACGCCCCAAACGCCGCGGCCGCCCCGCCCGTACGGCCGGGGCCACCGGCCCCGGCGCCCGCGAACGCATCCTGGAGGCGGCCCGTACCGAGTTCGCCGAGCGCGGCTACGACAAGGCGTCGATCAGGGGAATCGCCAAGAAGGCCGGGGTCGACGCCGCGCTCGTGCACCACTACTTCGGCACGAAGGACGAGGTCTTCGCAGCGGCGATCGAGGTCTCCTTCGAACCCGCGCTGGTGATCCCGGCCATCCTGAGCGGCGGCACGAACGGCCTGGGGGAGCGGCTGGCCCGCTACTTCATCGGCGTGTGGGAGAACCCGGCGTCCAGAGCCCCCTTGCTGGCGATCATGCGGTCCGCGCTGACACATGAGGCGGCGGCCAAGGTGCTGCGCGGCTTTGTGCTGCGACGGCTGCTGGAACGGATCGCGGAATCACTGGACGTACCGGACGCGACGTTCCGCGCGGAGCTGGCCGCCTCGCACATGATCGGGATCGCGATGCTGCGGTACGTGATCAAGGCGGAGCCGCTGGCCTCGGCGGAGCCGGAGAAGATCGTCGCGATGGTCGCACCGACGCTGCAGCGCTATCTGACGCAGGCCTGA
- the radA gene encoding DNA repair protein RadA, giving the protein MAARTKSAKDRPSYRCTECGWTTAKWLGRCPECQAWGTVEEFGGAPAVRTTAAGRVSSAALPIGQVDSRQATARPTGVDELDRVLGGGLVPGAVVLVAGEPGVGKSTLLLDVAAKSASDEHRTLYVTAEESASQVRLRADRIRAINDHLYLAAETDLSAVLGHLDAVKPSLLVLDSVQTVASPEIEGAPGGMAQVREVAGALIRASKERGMSTLLVGHVTKDGAIAGPRLLEHLVDVVLSFEGDRHARLRLVRGVKNRYGATDEVGCFELHDEGITGLADPSGLFLTRRDEPVPGTCLTVTLEGRRPLVAEVQALTVDSQIPSPRRTTSGLETSRVSMMLAVLEQRGRISALGKRDIYSATVGGVKLSEPAADLAIALALASAASDTPLPKNLVAIGEVGLAGEVRRVTGVQRRLAEAHRLGFTHALVPTDPGRVPSGMKVTEVANMGDALRVLPRRSRTEAPREADARR; this is encoded by the coding sequence ATGGCTGCCCGTACAAAATCCGCGAAGGACCGGCCGTCCTACCGCTGCACCGAGTGCGGCTGGACGACCGCCAAGTGGCTCGGCCGATGCCCCGAATGCCAGGCGTGGGGGACGGTCGAGGAGTTCGGCGGCGCCCCTGCCGTGCGGACGACGGCGGCCGGCCGCGTCAGCTCGGCCGCACTCCCCATCGGCCAGGTCGACAGCCGGCAGGCCACCGCCCGGCCGACCGGGGTCGACGAGCTGGACCGGGTGCTCGGCGGCGGGCTGGTCCCCGGCGCCGTGGTGCTGGTCGCGGGCGAGCCGGGCGTCGGCAAGTCGACGCTGCTGCTGGACGTGGCCGCCAAGTCCGCCAGCGACGAGCACCGCACCCTCTATGTCACCGCGGAGGAGTCCGCGAGCCAGGTGCGGCTGCGCGCCGACCGGATCCGGGCGATCAACGACCACCTCTACCTCGCCGCCGAGACCGACCTCTCCGCGGTCCTCGGCCATCTGGACGCGGTCAAGCCGTCCCTGCTCGTCCTCGACTCCGTGCAGACCGTCGCCTCGCCCGAGATCGAGGGCGCACCCGGCGGGATGGCGCAGGTCCGGGAGGTGGCCGGTGCGCTCATCCGCGCCTCCAAGGAGCGCGGCATGTCCACGCTGCTGGTCGGCCATGTCACCAAGGACGGCGCCATCGCCGGGCCACGGCTGCTGGAGCACCTCGTCGATGTGGTGCTGTCCTTCGAGGGCGACCGGCATGCGCGCCTCCGGCTGGTCCGGGGCGTGAAGAACCGGTACGGGGCGACCGACGAGGTCGGCTGTTTCGAACTGCACGACGAGGGCATCACGGGCCTCGCCGACCCGTCCGGTCTCTTCCTCACCCGGCGCGACGAGCCCGTGCCGGGCACCTGTCTGACGGTCACGCTGGAGGGGCGGCGCCCGCTCGTCGCCGAAGTGCAGGCGCTGACGGTCGATTCGCAGATCCCCTCCCCGCGGCGCACCACCTCCGGTCTGGAGACGTCCCGGGTCTCGATGATGCTGGCGGTTCTGGAGCAGCGCGGCCGGATCAGCGCACTCGGCAAGCGGGACATCTACAGCGCCACGGTCGGCGGCGTGAAGCTTTCCGAACCCGCCGCGGACCTTGCGATCGCGCTTGCGCTGGCCAGCGCGGCAAGCGACACACCGCTGCCCAAGAACCTGGTGGCGATCGGCGAGGTGGGCCTCGCGGGCGAGGTCAGAAGGGTCACGGGGGTGCAGCGGAGACTGGCCGAAGCACACCGTCTGGGCTTCACCCACGCGCTGGTCCCGACCGACCCGGGGAGGGTTCCATCCGGTATGAAGGTCACGGAAGTCGCCAACATGGGCGACGCGCTCAGAGTGCTCCCGCGCCGGTCTCGTACAGAGGCCCCACGGGAGGCCGACGCACGCCGGTAG